ACGACGACCGAGCTGAGCGAGCCGAACCCGCTCAGGCTCTGCTGTACGGCGGGCAGCGGCGCGATGGCCACGTCGTCGGCGTCCTGCATGCCGGTGGACCCGGTCTCCTTCAGCACGCCGACGACCGTGAACGGCACGCCGGACACGCTGATCTGCTTGCCGATCGGATCGACGGTCCCGAACAGCTCCTCCACGACGGTCTGGCCGAGCACCACGACCTTCCTGGCGGCCAGCACATCGTCGTTGAAGAAGTAGCTGCCCTTGGCGACGGGCTTGTTCACGGCCTCGAAGTAGCTGGGATAGGTGCCGACGAACTGCGAGATCGCGTGGCTGGCGGCCCCGTACGCGGCGGTCGAGGAGGAGGCGGTCACGACGGGCGAGACGCTCCTGACCGAGGGCGCCAGGGTCTTGTCGGTCAGCGCCTTGGCGTCGGCCAGGCTGAGCTGCCTGGCCTGGGTACGCGGGCCGGTGTTCCCGCCGCCGCCCTGGCCCCGCAGGCCGCCACCGCCGCCGCCGCCGCCCGAGAACTGCGGGGAGATCGTCAGGGTGTTGGCGCCGAGGCGCTGGATGTTGCGCTGGATGCTCTGCGAGGAGCCCTCGCCGACGGCGACCAGCATGATGACCGCGGCGACGCCGATGAGGATGCCGAGCGTGGTCAGCGAGCTGCGCATCTTGTTGGCCAGCAGGCCGCGCAGCGCGAAGCGGAGGATCTCGAGCTGGTTCACCTGGCCGCTGCCTTCTCTGTCATACGCGGCGGCGGGCCGTCCACCGGCGCCTGGCGGCGGTCCTCCACGATCTCGCCGTCCACCAGCCTGATCACCCGCTTGGCGTGCGCGGCCACGTCGTTCTCGTGGGTGATGAGCACGATCGTGCGGCCGGACGCGCTGAGCCGGTCCAGGATCTCCAGGACGTCGCCCGTGGAGGCGGTGTCGAGGTTGCCGGTCGGCTCGTCGGCCAGCAGCAGCGCGGGCGCCGTGACCAGCGCCCTGGCCACGGCCACGCGCTGCTGCTGGCCGCCGGAGAGCTGGTTCGGCTCGTGGTGCACGCGGTCGGTCAGCCCGACCTGCTCCAGCGCGGCCAGCGCCCGCGCGCGCCGCTCGGCCTGGCCGATGCCGCCGTAGACCAGCGGCAGCTCGACGTTGGCCAGCGCGCTCATGCGCGGGATCAGGTTGAACGACTGGAACACGAACCCGACCCTGCGGTTGCGCAGGATCGCGAGCTGGCGCTCGTCCAGCCGTCCCACGTCGGAGCCGTCGATCTCGTACGTGCCGGAGGTCGGGATGTCGAGGCAGCCCAGGATGTTCATGAGCGTGGACTTGCCGGAGCCGGAGGCGCCCATGATGGCGACGTAGTCACCGCGCTCGACGTCCAGGTTGACGCCGCGCAGGGCGCGTACCCTGGCGTCGCCCTCGCCGTACTCCTTGATCAGGTCCCGCACGCGCAGGACGGGCGGGGTCGCGTCAGTGGAAGGGGTGTCGGCCGAGGGGGCGCTCATCGCCCGCCTCCCGGCACGCCGCCGGGGCCGCCGCCCGGGAATCCGCCGCCGCCGAAGCGCAGGTTGCCGCCCGTGGTGCCGGTCGTGGTCACCGGGGGCACGAGCTGGTCGCCCTCGGACACACCCGACTTGATCTCGGTCAGGCTCGTGCCCTGCACGCCGACCTCGACCGGGGTCCTGGTCTGGCGTCCGTTCTGGAGCAGGGTGACCGTGGTCTGGCCGCCGCTGGTGGAGACCGCGGTGGAGGGGACGGTGACGACGTTGTCGGCCTGGCCGACCACCACCTCGACGGTGGCCGTCTGGCCCAGCCGCACCTGGCTCGGAACCTTCGCGAACGTGACCGTGACCGGGTACTGCACGACGTTGTTGCTGGTGGAGGCGACCGGATCGATCTGGGTGACCTTGCCCGTCGCGGTCACCCCGGGCAGGGCGTCGAAGGTGACCGTGGCCTCTTGGCCCTGCTTGAGCTTGCCGGCGTCGGACTCCGTGAAGGAGCCCACGAGCTGCAGCTTGCCGGTGTCGGCGATCTCGATGAAGCCGCTGGAGCCCGTACCGGACGACGAGCTCGCGCCCTGTCCCGAGCCCTGTCCTGAGCCCTGTCCTGAGCCCTGTCCCGTGCCCGAGGTGGAGCCGGAGCCCGAGCTCGCGCCCGAGCCGGAGCTGCCGCCGCCGACCGAGCCGTTCACCGCCGTGATCGTGCCCTTGAACGGGGCCTTCAGCACCGTGGCCGCCACCGTGCGCTGGGCCTCGCGGTAGGCGTTGCGGGCCTTGATGTAGGAGGCGTAGAGCTGGGCCGTCGAGGTCCCGTCGTCCACGGCGCTGTCGTACGTGGCCTTGGCCGCCGACAGGCTCTCCTGGGCGGCGTCGTCGTCGAGCCTGGCCAGGATGTCGCCCTTGCTCACCTTGTCGCCGGCCTTGACGTAGATCTTCTCGACCGTGCCCGTCGTGCCGAAGGAGAGCGCTCTGGACTTGGAGCTCGTCACCGCGCCCGACGCGGACACCGCGGCCACCACCGAGCCGCGGGTCGCGGTCACGGTCCTGACGGTCGTCTCACCGGCCGCCCGATCCGTGCCGAGCTGGGAGTAGGCGAGCACAGCACCGCCCAGCAGGAGCACCGCCAGTGCTCCGTTGGTCATCAGCGCTCTGCGCCTTGTGGACACCTTCACAGGCGGTGACCCTTGCACATGATGCTGCGCCGGAGCCGCGAGCAAGCTGAACGTTCGCTGACAACCCCGGAACCTCGACGGGCACTCAGGTAACTCTTAGGCTGCTCGCAGCCGGGCGCGAACCTCCTCCGCCAGGATGGGCCGCCATGAGACCGACTATCGCGCTGGGCGGGCTCGCCCTTGCCGTGCTCGTGGCCGGGAGCGGCCTGGCGCTGGCGCTGCGCGACGACGCCCCGCCCACTGTCCAGGTACGGCTCGCCGCAGCCCAGCGCGGCCAGGTCACGGCCACGGTCAGCGCGGCGGGCAGCACTCTGGACGGCTCGCGGAGGGACCTTGCGTTCGGCTCCTCGGGGACGCTGACCAAGGTGTACGTCAAGGTCGGGAGCAAGGTGAAGAAGGGCCAGGTGCTGGCCAGGATCGACAGCCGGGGGGCTCGGGAGGCGTACACGGCGGCCAAGGCCGACCTGGCGGCGGCCGAGGAGGCACTGGACGAGGCCCAGGAGAAGGCCGCGTCCCCGGCCGCCTCGACCCCCGCGGCCTGCGCGGGCGGCGGGGCGGGCGGCGTGCTCGGGCCGACGGCGCCGTCCGCACTGGACGTGGACCCGGCGCCGACCTCCACCCCGCATCCCACCACGACGCCGCACCCCACCACCACGCCGACCACCGGACCCACCGATCCGGGCCCCGAGCCGCAGCCCACGGTCACCGTCACCGTGACGGCCACCGTCACCAGGACCGTCACCGCCGCCCCCACCGGCGGCTCACCCGGCGGCGGCTCACCCGGCGTCGAGATCCCTGGCGACCGGGCGACCGGCCGGCCGGAGGGCCATCCCTCCGCGACCGGCACACCCTCCGGCAAGCCGTCCGCCGGCGCGAAGCCGTCGCCGAGCCGCAAGCCCACGAGCAGCGGCAGGCCGTCGGCCCAGCCAAGTGGCCGGCCGAGCGGCAGAACGACCGCCCGGCCGAGCGGTGGGCCGACCAGCGGTTCCCGGCCGTCCACCCAGGGCTCCTGCAGCCGTGACACGGGCTCCGCGGGCCAGGGCGGCGGGATCAGCGAGGAGCAGGCCGCCGCGAACGTGGACCGCGCGCAGGCCGCGCTCGAGCAGGCGGCAGACGCCGTACGGGCCACCCGCATCGTCGCCCCGGCGGCGGGCACGGTCCTGTCGGTGGCGGGCGCGTCCGGCGACACGGCGGGCACCGGCACCTTCATCAGCCTGGGCAACCTGAACGAACTGCAGGTCCAGGCCATGGTCACCGAGTCCGACGTGAACCGGCTCAAGCTCGGTCAGAAGGCCCAGATCACTCTGGCCACCCGGAACGGCGAGCGCTACCAGGGAACGGTGACGGCCATCGCGCCGACCGCGACGGTGGATGGCCAGCTCGTCCGCTACTCGGTCACCCTCGCCTTCGACGAGCCGCCCACGGGTCTCATGCTCGGGCAGACCGCCTCGGTGACGGTCATCACAGGCTCGGCCAAGGACGCGATCTACGTGCCCGCCGCCGCGGTACGCACCCGGTCGGACGGCACGCAGGTGGTCACGGTCCGCTCGGACGGCCGCGACTCGGCCAAGGCGGTGCGCACGGGGGTGCGCGGCGACCAGTACGTGCAGGTCACCTCGGGTCTGCAGGAGAGCGAGGAGGTGGTCATGTCGGGCACCACCTCCGGCGAGTTCCCGGACGCGAGCTGGCCGGGCGCCTGAATCCCGGAACCGGCCCAACGGCCTGAGAGCCGGACCGGCAACGGCCGGCCGGGCGCTGAGCCCAGGACCGGCCCGGCACTCCTCCTGCCGGGCCCTGGGCCCCGGGCGTGCGTGCGGCACGCCCGGGCCCACACGCCCCCGGCGAACGCCTCAAGCCGGTGCGGCGGGCGGGCGTGGCGGTTGAGCGAATCCTCAGCCCGCTCCCAGCGAACGTTCAGGCAGCGCGTCCCGGCGGAACCGCTCAGCCGACGCGCGGAGCGCCCGCCTGGGCGGCGGCCGCGCCGCCGGTCGTCGCGGGAAGGGTGAGGCGATGGGAGGTCTTGGCGCGGGCGCCGCGGCGGGAGATGTAGTCCAACGTCCGGAAGTCGACCGAGAGCTCGTCACGGGTCAGCTTCGCCATGAGGTATCCACGCCGCTGGTCGATGAACGAGATGTGCGGGTTCTCCTGGAGCGCCTCCGCGATCCACGTACGGTCCCGGTACCCGTCACCGTCGCTGGCGATCGACGAGGCCACCAGCTCCCTGGCCACCACCGGCGAGTCCGGGTCGTCGAAGTCGGTCTTGAGCTCCGCCAGATGGTGCATGTGTGCGTCCCCGGTCAGCACCACCGGGTTGGACGTCCCGGCCAGCGACCCCAGCAGGCGCGTGCGCTCGGCCGCGTACCCGTCCCACGAGTCCAGGTTCACCTCGCGTCCCGGGCCGACCTTGTAGTCGCGCTGCGCCATCAGGATCTGCTGCCCGAGCAGGTTCCAGCGGGTGGTCGAGCCGCGCAGCCCGCTCTCCAGCCAGCGCCACTGGTCGGCGCCGAGCAGCGTCCGCCCGGACGCCAGCCGGTCGTCGCAGCCGGCCCGTACCCCGTCCAGGCAGGCCTGGTCGTCGCGGAACTGGCGCGTGTCCAGCAGGTGGAAGCGGGCCAGGGTGCCCCAGGAGATGCGCCGGTTCACCCTGAGTACCGCCCCTTGGAGGCTGGCGCGGCGCAGCGGCATGTTCTCGTAGTACGCCCTGAACGCCTGCGCCCTGCGCCTGGTGAAGCCGGGCGCGCCCGTGCTGGAGACCGAGCCGGCCCAGTTGTTCTCGATCTCGTGGTCGTCGAACGACATCAGCCAGGGCCCCACGAGGTGTGCGGCCTGCAGGTCGTGGTCGCTCTTGTACTGGGCGTGCCGCAGCCGGTAGTCGGCGAGCGTCTCGCACTTGCCGGGCGTGTGGGTGCGTACGCGACCGGCCAGGGCCGTGTAGCCGCTGGGGCCGTACTCGTACATGTAGTCGCCGAGGAAGACGACCAGGTCCGGCTCCTGCTCGGCCAGGCGGCGGTAGGCGGTGTAGTAGCCGTGCTCGTAGTGCGCGCACGCCGCGACCGCGAACGTCAGCGGCGTCTCCCTGGTGGGCGTCGTCCTGGTGCGGCCGGCAGGCGAGAGGCGGCCCTCGCTCCTGAACCGGTAGAAGTACTCGCGCCCGGGTTCCAGCCCGGCCAGCTCGACGTGGACGCTGTGGGCGTCACGGGCCCTGGCCGTGGCCGTGCCCGACCTGACGATCGTGGAGAAGCGCTCGTCGGCCGCGACCTGCCAGTCCACGTCGATGTCGCGGGCCGGCATGCCGCCGCGGCCGTCGCCGCCCAGCGGGTCGACGGCCAGCCTGGTCCACAGGACGAAGCCGTCGGCCGAGGGGTCGCCGGAGGCCACGCCCAGCGTGAAGGGGTCGGATCTGAGGGTCCTGGCCGCCGCCGGGGTGGCCGTCTGCGGGAGGAGGAGTCCGGCTGTCGCCGCTGTCAGGAAGGCTCTGCGGTCCACGTTCACAGGTATGTCCGCCCGCGCTGACCCGGCCGTGACCGCCGAGTCAAGCGCGGGTGAACAGCATCAGTCGTCCTGGCCCTGGGTTGTTACAGCGCCGCGGAGAGCGCGCCGCGGAGCGTTGCGGCGTCCGTGAAGTGCACGCCCGTCAGGCCCGCGCGCTCGGCGCCCGCGACGTTCTCCTCGCGGTCGTCGATGAAGACGATCTTCGACGGGTCGGCGTCCAGCGCACGCACGAGCTCGTCGTAGATCTCCCGGTCGGGCTTGACCAGGCCCATCCTGCCGCTGTAGAAGCGCTGAGCGATCTCCGCGATCCAGGGCAGCTGGTCCAGGCCGTCGCCGACGCAGACGGGCGCGTTGGACAGCAGCGCCACGTTCCGTCCCGCCGCGATCAGCTCGCCGAGCAGGGCGACCGTGCCCTCGTTCGGGTACGCCCAGCTCGCGACGTCCATGGCGACCAGGCGCGCGACCTCGGTCTGGGTCGCGGGCCGGCCCAGCACCGCCGACCAGTAGGCCGGCGGGCTCAGGCTCGCCCGGTCGAACTCGAGCCGGTGCTCCCAGTAGTTCCGCTTGAAGTCCTCGGGGTCCGCGTCCACCGCGCGCGCCATGGCATCGGCGTCGGACTCGGGCTGGGGAAGGGACAGGACACCGCCGTAGTCGAAGACAATCCACGTCATGCCAGGAATGGTCGCAGATGCGGGTCCAGCGCCGGGCAGCCCAGATACTTCTCGGCGGTGTGAAAATCGATCCAGTCCAGATTGACCAGCTCTTCGGCGTCCACGCCGGTGAAGCTGACGGCCAGGTTGGGCGGGATGGCGGCGATGTCGTCCTTGTCGGCGATGTTCACCCAGCGCCTGACGCCTTTCGGGCGCTCGCCGCGGCCGTTGATGGGGGCGGGCAGGAGCTGCTCGAAGATGACGTTGCGCATGCCGAGCGGGCTGCCGAGGGTGATCAGGAGATCGATCTGGAGGTCGGGGTTCGCCCAGAGGGCCTCGTAGGTGACGACGCTGCCGAGCGAGTGGGCGATCACCACCTCGGGCCGGTTCCTCCGGATCACGTCGGCGACGACCTGCCGGCACTTCTCGCGCCTGCCCGCATCGGTGAGGTACGCCGCCACCTCCGGCGCGAACAGCTTGGCGAACGCCGCCGACCTGCCGTCCAGCCTGTCCAGCAGCCAGCCGGTGAACGACTTGAGCGCCCCCGTGACGTGCTCGCCCACGCCCCGGTTCCTCGCCCAGGCGACGAGCACCTGCTGCGCCGGCCGCTCCATGGCCGCGGCGGACCTCGGCGTCCGGCCGCCGCGGCGCCCGTCGTGCAGGTGGTGCGAGAAATAGGCGATCTCGCTGAAGTACGCCCGGGTCTCTCCCCCGAGCGCCACGTGCAGGTAGCGGTCCCACTTGATCCGCATCGCCTCGGCCGCCCCGCCCACGGACCGCCCGGCCTCGAGGTAGTAGTTGTACTTGCCGATCCCGTGCACGCCGACGATCCCGGCCACAGCGCCTCCCCACCACGTGATCTTCTCGCCGTGATGGTGGCACACGCCCCTTGCAATCCGCCATCGGCCCGCATGCCCAAACTTTAGGCTTGCCTAAAGATTTAGGTAGAGCTAAAGTGGGAACACCAGTAGGTGAGCCCGTAGCTGAGCGTCGAGAGCGAGACCGTGATGGCCTTCCGCCGGAGCACCCGCGACGAGGTGGGCGGTCTCGCCCAGAACGTCGTGGACGAGATCACCTGGTACATGCGGGAGCACAAGATCTCCCGTGCCGACCTGGCCGCGTCGATGGGCGTCTCCGCGGGCCGGGTGAGCCAGATCCTGTCCGGCGACGAGAACCTGACGCTCCGCACGCTCGAAACCGTCGTGGGCGCGCTCGGCGCCCGCCTGGAGTTCACGCTGGGCGACGCCGAGGGCTCGGAGATCCTGCTCCACGACCCCGCCGACTGACGCCGCGCCCAGCCTCATCCCGTACGCCTCATCTCGTACGCACCCCCGTGTCGCGCCGGTCCATGGTGTGCGGCACGAACGCGGGCAGCGACCGGTAGCCGGCACGGTAGGCCGCCGCCAGCAGCCGCAGCACCTCGGCCTCCGCGTCGTGCCTGAGCACCCCGTGCAGCCGCGTCAGGTCGTTCAGATACCGCTCGTACCTGGCCAGCCGCGTGTGCCGCGACCCGTTCAGCGCCGTGACGACCTTCGGGCGCGAAGCCCCGTCCTCGACCAGCGCCGCCACGTCCAGCCGCCGCTCGATCGCGTCCAGCCTGGCGTGGATCCGCTCCCGCCTGCGCTCCTCCGGTGAGAGCCGCTCGGCGATCCGGGCGTGGTAGCGGTTGGCGGCCAGGCTGAGCTCGTAGACGTTCCAGGAGTCGTCCACCCGCTTCTCGCACCAGGTCCGCTGGTCCTCGGCCATCGCCTGGTCGAGCCGGGCCAGCAGCGACACCAGCCAGAACGTCGCCGCCTCCCGCGCCAGCGAGCGCCGCTCGTCCTCCTGGCCCCGCATCTGGCTCAGCCACAGCCCGCTCGGCGCGACGGCGCCCAGCACCGTGGCGAGGTTCTCGCTCAGGACCATCCCGCTCACCAGCGCGACCCCGGCGGACAGGCAGCCCGTCAGCGTGGTGATGGCGATCGCCAGCCACCGCCCCGCCGGCCCGAACGGACGTCCCTTGCCCTGACATCGCAGGAGCAGAAATCCGACCGCGGAAACAATGGCCAATGCCACGGTCAGGCCGACCTGTGCGGCCGAGGGTGGCTGCATGGAATTTCGCCTCTCCTGCGGGACGTTCATTCCATATTCGCAGTGACGGCAGTGATTGAAAATGCCGTTGCGGGTGGCATATGTCCCTCATATACGGTTACACCCGTTTACCGAAGGAGAACAGGAGCCAGCCATGCCCGGCCCGCTGGTCGTCAACGACTCGGTCGTCATTCCCGACGCCGAGCTCGTCTGGCGTTTCTCACGTTCGTCGGGCCCCGGGGGCCAGGGCGTCAACACCACCGACAGCCGCGTGGAGCTCACCTTCGACGTGGCCGCGACCACCGCGCTGCCGCCCGCGCTCAAGGCCAGGGCGCTCGACCGGCTGGGCGCCTCCACGATCACGATCGCCGCCTCCGAATACCGCTCCCAGCTGCGCAACAGGGAGGCCGCGGCGCACCGGCTGGCGCAGCGCCTGCGCGAGGCCATCGCCCCGCCGCCGCGGCGCCGCCGCCCGACCAAGCCCAGCCGCGGCGCCGTCGAGCGCCGCATCGCCGCCAAGAAGCAGCGCTCCGACCTGAAGCGCCTGCGCCGCGAGCCCTGAGGGCCTAGGCGATCAGGCGGGGCAGGGCGGTGACGTTCTCGGACAGGTAGCCCGCCACCGCCTCGGGGATCAGATGGCGTGAGGTGATCTCCGACCGGTCCAGCCGTACGCGCTCCACCTCGTACAGCCCCCTCGACGGATCCTCGAACTCGGGCCCGTGCCGCAGCGCGGGATCCATCGACACCAGACGGCAGCCGTACACGTGCTGCGTCTTCACCTCGCCTTTCCACGGGTACGAGACCGTGACCAGAGGCGTCACCGACGACACCGTGGCGCCCAGTTCCTCGAGCATCTCCCTGTGCAGGGTGTGCTCCAGCGTGTCGTCTTCGGGCTCCACGTGTCCACCGGGGATGCTCCAGTAGATGTCACGTCCAGGCACCGTACGCCGGAAGAGCACCAGTCGTTCGTCGTGGTCGAGCAGGACACCGCGGACACTGGGTCGCATACGGCCACCCTATTTGACCGGTATGTCCTTCCGGTAGCCTAACCTACGGTACCGTAACCTGAAGGAGAAGATCTTTTATGGCGATGACTCAGACGGAGCTGCTGCACGAGCTTGAGCCGGTCGTGGCCGTGGAGCTCGACCGCCACGAGAAGATGGCCAAGGAGTGGTTCCCGCACGAGTACATCCCGTGGAGCGAGGGCCGCGACTTCGACGGCATCTACGGGGGCGAGGCGTGGCAGGAAGGCGACTCGAAGATCCCCGAGGCGGCTCGGGTCTCGCTCATCGTCAACCTCCTCACCGAGGACAACCTGCCCAGCTACCACCACGAGATCGCCAGCACGTTCGGCCGCGACGGCGCCTGGGGCACCTGGGTGCACCGGTGGACGGCCGAGGAGGACCGTCACGGCACCGCCCTGCGCGACTATCTCACGGTCACCCGGGCCGTCGACCCCGTGGCGCTCGAGCGGGCGCGCATGCACCACATGGCCAACGGCTTCACCTCCGAGTACGACACCATGCTCGGGCAGCTCGCGTACGTCTCCTTCCAGGAGCTGGCCACCCGCATCGCGCACCGCAACACCGGCAAGGCCTCCGGCGACGAGGGCTGCGAGCGGCTGCTCGCCAGGATCGCCGCCGACGAGAACCTGCACATGCTCTTCTACCGCAACCTGCTCAAGGCCGCCTTCGAGCTCGACCCCAACCAGACCATGCGCGCGGTGACGAACGTCGTCACGACGTTCCAGATGCCGGGCACGGGCATCGACGGCTTCGCCCGCAAGGCCATGATCATCGCGAACGAGGGCATCTACGACCTCCGGCTGCACCTGGACGACGTGCTGATGCCGGTGCTCAAGCAGTGGGCCGTGTTCGACAAGACGGGGCTGGACGCAGGCGGCGAGCAGGCCCGCGAGGAGCTGTCCGCGTTCCTGGCCAAGACCGAGGCCACGGCCGCCCGGTTCGTCGAGCGCCGCGATGAGCGCCGGGCACGCGCCGCGGCCGCACGCTGACCGTCGCGAAGGGCCGCCTCCCGGCGGCCCTCGCCCATGCTCCTCAGACGATCACCACGCGTACCCGAACGGCTCCCGCGGCCGGTACGGCGCCTCCAGCGCGGCGCTCTCGTCGGGGGTGAGCCCGAGCTCGGCGGCGGCCAGCGCGTCGTCGAGGTGGTGCAGCTTGGTGGCACCCACCAGGGGCACGCTCCCCTTGCCGAGCAGCCAGGCCAGCGCTACCTGGGCGGGCGGCACACCGCGCCCTTCGGCCACCGCGCGCAACGCCTCCACGACCGCCTCGCTCTCCGGCGCCCGCGCCTCGTGCTCCGCCCTGACCGTGCCGCCACCCGTCCGCCCGGTGAGCAGTCCGCGCGCCAGCGGACTGTAGGCCAGCACGCCGAGACCGGCGTCGGCGCAGTACGGGATGACCTCGCGCTCCTCCTCCCGGTAGGCCAGGTTGTAACGCGTCTGCATGGACACGAACCGGGCCCCGCCCGCCCGCCGGGCGGCGTGC
This genomic interval from Nonomuraea helvata contains the following:
- a CDS encoding ABC transporter permease — protein: MNQLEILRFALRGLLANKMRSSLTTLGILIGVAAVIMLVAVGEGSSQSIQRNIQRLGANTLTISPQFSGGGGGGGGLRGQGGGGNTGPRTQARQLSLADAKALTDKTLAPSVRSVSPVVTASSSTAAYGAASHAISQFVGTYPSYFEAVNKPVAKGSYFFNDDVLAARKVVVLGQTVVEELFGTVDPIGKQISVSGVPFTVVGVLKETGSTGMQDADDVAIAPLPAVQQSLSGFGSLSSVVVQATGADTTTAAQAEVTAILNQRHGIKNDNADFRILNQATLQETVSAATGTFTVLLGAVAAISLLVGGIGITNIMLVTVTERTREIGIRKAIGAPRSAILGQFLLEATLLSLVGGLSGVLVAFIGTRFTIAGIEPVLVPSSVALALGVSVGIGLFFGSYPANRAAKLRPIQALRHE
- a CDS encoding ABC transporter ATP-binding protein, whose protein sequence is MSAPSADTPSTDATPPVLRVRDLIKEYGEGDARVRALRGVNLDVERGDYVAIMGASGSGKSTLMNILGCLDIPTSGTYEIDGSDVGRLDERQLAILRNRRVGFVFQSFNLIPRMSALANVELPLVYGGIGQAERRARALAALEQVGLTDRVHHEPNQLSGGQQQRVAVARALVTAPALLLADEPTGNLDTASTGDVLEILDRLSASGRTIVLITHENDVAAHAKRVIRLVDGEIVEDRRQAPVDGPPPRMTEKAAAR
- a CDS encoding efflux RND transporter periplasmic adaptor subunit, with translation MTNGALAVLLLGGAVLAYSQLGTDRAAGETTVRTVTATRGSVVAAVSASGAVTSSKSRALSFGTTGTVEKIYVKAGDKVSKGDILARLDDDAAQESLSAAKATYDSAVDDGTSTAQLYASYIKARNAYREAQRTVAATVLKAPFKGTITAVNGSVGGGSSGSGASSGSGSTSGTGQGSGQGSGQGSGQGASSSSGTGSSGFIEIADTGKLQLVGSFTESDAGKLKQGQEATVTFDALPGVTATGKVTQIDPVASTSNNVVQYPVTVTFAKVPSQVRLGQTATVEVVVGQADNVVTVPSTAVSTSGGQTTVTLLQNGRQTRTPVEVGVQGTSLTEIKSGVSEGDQLVPPVTTTGTTGGNLRFGGGGFPGGGPGGVPGGGR
- a CDS encoding efflux RND transporter periplasmic adaptor subunit, with the translated sequence MRPTIALGGLALAVLVAGSGLALALRDDAPPTVQVRLAAAQRGQVTATVSAAGSTLDGSRRDLAFGSSGTLTKVYVKVGSKVKKGQVLARIDSRGAREAYTAAKADLAAAEEALDEAQEKAASPAASTPAACAGGGAGGVLGPTAPSALDVDPAPTSTPHPTTTPHPTTTPTTGPTDPGPEPQPTVTVTVTATVTRTVTAAPTGGSPGGGSPGVEIPGDRATGRPEGHPSATGTPSGKPSAGAKPSPSRKPTSSGRPSAQPSGRPSGRTTARPSGGPTSGSRPSTQGSCSRDTGSAGQGGGISEEQAAANVDRAQAALEQAADAVRATRIVAPAAGTVLSVAGASGDTAGTGTFISLGNLNELQVQAMVTESDVNRLKLGQKAQITLATRNGERYQGTVTAIAPTATVDGQLVRYSVTLAFDEPPTGLMLGQTASVTVITGSAKDAIYVPAAAVRTRSDGTQVVTVRSDGRDSAKAVRTGVRGDQYVQVTSGLQESEEVVMSGTTSGEFPDASWPGA
- a CDS encoding alkaline phosphatase D family protein — protein: MDRRAFLTAATAGLLLPQTATPAAARTLRSDPFTLGVASGDPSADGFVLWTRLAVDPLGGDGRGGMPARDIDVDWQVAADERFSTIVRSGTATARARDAHSVHVELAGLEPGREYFYRFRSEGRLSPAGRTRTTPTRETPLTFAVAACAHYEHGYYTAYRRLAEQEPDLVVFLGDYMYEYGPSGYTALAGRVRTHTPGKCETLADYRLRHAQYKSDHDLQAAHLVGPWLMSFDDHEIENNWAGSVSSTGAPGFTRRRAQAFRAYYENMPLRRASLQGAVLRVNRRISWGTLARFHLLDTRQFRDDQACLDGVRAGCDDRLASGRTLLGADQWRWLESGLRGSTTRWNLLGQQILMAQRDYKVGPGREVNLDSWDGYAAERTRLLGSLAGTSNPVVLTGDAHMHHLAELKTDFDDPDSPVVARELVASSIASDGDGYRDRTWIAEALQENPHISFIDQRRGYLMAKLTRDELSVDFRTLDYISRRGARAKTSHRLTLPATTGGAAAAQAGAPRVG
- a CDS encoding HAD family phosphatase, with product MTWIVFDYGGVLSLPQPESDADAMARAVDADPEDFKRNYWEHRLEFDRASLSPPAYWSAVLGRPATQTEVARLVAMDVASWAYPNEGTVALLGELIAAGRNVALLSNAPVCVGDGLDQLPWIAEIAQRFYSGRMGLVKPDREIYDELVRALDADPSKIVFIDDREENVAGAERAGLTGVHFTDAATLRGALSAAL
- a CDS encoding helix-turn-helix domain-containing protein, producing MAFRRSTRDEVGGLAQNVVDEITWYMREHKISRADLAASMGVSAGRVSQILSGDENLTLRTLETVVGALGARLEFTLGDAEGSEILLHDPAD
- the arfB gene encoding alternative ribosome rescue aminoacyl-tRNA hydrolase ArfB, which produces MPGPLVVNDSVVIPDAELVWRFSRSSGPGGQGVNTTDSRVELTFDVAATTALPPALKARALDRLGASTITIAASEYRSQLRNREAAAHRLAQRLREAIAPPPRRRRPTKPSRGAVERRIAAKKQRSDLKRLRREP
- a CDS encoding NUDIX hydrolase produces the protein MRPSVRGVLLDHDERLVLFRRTVPGRDIYWSIPGGHVEPEDDTLEHTLHREMLEELGATVSSVTPLVTVSYPWKGEVKTQHVYGCRLVSMDPALRHGPEFEDPSRGLYEVERVRLDRSEITSRHLIPEAVAGYLSENVTALPRLIA
- a CDS encoding acyl-ACP desaturase; this encodes MAMTQTELLHELEPVVAVELDRHEKMAKEWFPHEYIPWSEGRDFDGIYGGEAWQEGDSKIPEAARVSLIVNLLTEDNLPSYHHEIASTFGRDGAWGTWVHRWTAEEDRHGTALRDYLTVTRAVDPVALERARMHHMANGFTSEYDTMLGQLAYVSFQELATRIAHRNTGKASGDEGCERLLARIAADENLHMLFYRNLLKAAFELDPNQTMRAVTNVVTTFQMPGTGIDGFARKAMIIANEGIYDLRLHLDDVLMPVLKQWAVFDKTGLDAGGEQAREELSAFLAKTEATAARFVERRDERRARAAAAR